The following coding sequences are from one Nicotiana tabacum cultivar K326 chromosome 1, ASM71507v2, whole genome shotgun sequence window:
- the LOC107809583 gene encoding cathecol O-methyltransferase 1-like, with translation MESSTKSQIPTQSEEERNCTYAMQLLSSSVLPFVLHSTIQLEVFEILAKANDTKLSASQIVSQMPNCKNPDAATMLDRMLYGLASYSLFTCSIVEEENGGSKRVYGLSAVGKFFVRDEDGASMGPLLALLQDKVFINSWFELKDAVLDGGVPFDRVHGVHAFEYPKSDPKFNDVFNKAMINHTTVVMKKILENYKGFDNLKTLVDVGGGLGVNLKMIRAKYPTIKGTNFDLPHVVQHAPSYPGVEYVGGDMFESVPEGDAIFMKWILHDWSDSHNLKLLKNCYKALPDNGKVIVVEGILPVKPETDTAVVGVSQCDLIMMAQNPGGKERSEQEFRVLATEAGFKGVNLICCVCNFWVMEFCK, from the exons ATGGAATCCTCAACCAAAAGCCAAATACCAACACAATCAGAAGAAGAACGTAACTGCACATATGCCATGCAACTATTGTCATCTTCAGTGCTTCCCTTTGTATTGCATTCAACAATACAATTGGAAGTTTTTGAGATATTAGCAAAAGCCAATGACACTAAACTTTCTGCTTCTCAAATTGTTtctcaaatgccaaactgcaagAATCCTGATGCAGCTACTATGTTAGATAGGATGCTTTATGGTTTGGCTAGTTACTCATTGTTTACTTGTTCTATTGTTGAGGAAGAAAATGGTGGATCGAAAAGAGTGTATGGTTTGTCAGCAGTGGGAAAATTCTTTGTCAGAGATGAAGATGGTGCATCAATGGGGCCACTTTTGGCTTTGCTACAAGATAAAGTATTCATTAACAGCTG GTTTGAATTAAAAGATGCAGTTCTTGATGGAGGAGTTCCATTTGACAGGGTACACGGTGTACATGCATTTGAATATCCAAAATCAGATCCCAAATTTAATGATGTTTTCAACAAGGCAATGATCAATCACACAACTGTAGTCATGAAAAAAATACTTGAAAATTATAAAGGTTTTGACAACCTTAAAACTTTGGTTGATGTTGGAGGTGGTCTTGGAGTCAACCTCAAGATGATTAGAGCTAAATACCCCACAATTAAGGGCACTAATTTTGATTTGCCACATGTTGTTCAACATGCACCTTCTTATCCTG GGGTGGAATATGTTGGGGGAGATATGTTTGAAAGTGTTCCAGAAGGAGATGCTATTTTTATGAAG TGGATTCTTCATGACTGGAGTGATAGTCACAACCTCAAGTTGCTAAAGAACTGCTACAAGGCTCTACCAGACAATGGAAAAGTGATTGTTGTTGAGGGTATTTTACCAGTGAAACCTGAAACTGATACCGCTGTGGTTGGTGTCTCGCAATGTGATTTGATCATGATGGCCCAAAATCCTGGAGGCAAAGAGCGATCTGAACAGGAGTTTCGAGTCTTGGCTACTGAAGCCGGATTCAAAGGCGTTAACTTAATATGTTGTGTCTGTAATTTTTGGGTCATGGAATTCTGCAAGTAG